The genomic region TGAAAACAAACACGGCTTGTTTCTTGCGGCGCTCGATCACTACATGACGACCGTGGTGGGAGAGCTGGCGAGTGTCCTGCATCAGCAAGACGCCTCGCTCGACGCAATCAAAAACTTCGTGTCGAGGCTCGGGGAATTCGCGGCCAAGCCATCAGGGCGGATCGGGTGTCTGCTATGGAATACGGCCAGTGAGGTCGCCCCGCACGACAAGGTCGCAGCCCGCAAAGTTGCTGAATTTCGGACCTACCTCTCCACGGGCTTTGAAGCCGCGCTATGCACTGCAGTCGCCCGGGGTGAATTGAGCGGCGGCTTCGATTCGAAGCGGGAAGCTGACTTCCTTGCGGGTGTCGTACAGACTTTGGCGGCGCTCGCACGGTCGCATGCAGAGCCGCGTGTCATCACCAATTTCGTCAGCGTCAGCCTCGGCACCTTGGTTTAAGCGCCTAAAAATAATTCCAGAACGGCCGTTCTTGATTTCTATTGACTCTTACCAGAACGCGTGTTCTGGTAACACAACCTAGAGCGCGCAGCGATGCCACAGGAAGAAGGCGGTGTCGGTGACGCCAGGATATAAGACGTGGAGAGCAGATCATGACTTTTTCAGCTGTCGGAAACGACCGCGGCTTCGCAGATGTCGTGAAGAAAATTCGGGCGCCGCTGCGCTTCGAAGGAGTGGGTTACTACGATGTACCGCCGGAGAAGATGTTCGCCGTGGTTTCTGAGCCTGCTTCAATGAGCA from Methylocystis sp. MJC1 harbors:
- a CDS encoding TetR/AcrR family transcriptional regulator, translating into MARTREFDPATALDAAMKVFWRNGYYATSIEDLVEATGVSRYGLYGVYENKHGLFLAALDHYMTTVVGELASVLHQQDASLDAIKNFVSRLGEFAAKPSGRIGCLLWNTASEVAPHDKVAARKVAEFRTYLSTGFEAALCTAVARGELSGGFDSKREADFLAGVVQTLAALARSHAEPRVITNFVSVSLGTLV